CCGCTGTATCCATTTCTTCTTCCTGTCTCCCTATGTTGTGCATCAGGCCGCAGAGAGCTCAGACCTGCGTGCagtgtggatggagtttctgtggAAAGCCATGCAGCTTCCAGGACCTGGCAAGAAGAACTCAGCATGTACATGGTGAAGCTTCGTTCCATGGCAAGATTCAGGGTCATTCCACAGTAAAGCTGACAGGACCTTTctctccaactttctcttattGTACCTTGAACTTCACTGATGCGAAAAAAAATACAGGCAGGACCAGGCCATTCCATCAGGCCACATCACTGGCCCCCATCCTTCATTGTCACAGGTTCCAAATCCCCGACACACCTCCCACCCCCAGCAGTGTGGGCTTGCATTTACCGGGAGCCTGCCATGGTCAGAGGTGGACACTGGTCTTGTCCACACCACTGGGCAGAGTAATAAAAACATTCACTGTTAATTGTCATTTTAacaggcatacagcacggtaattggTCTTACGATCCcacgccgcccaaatacacccaattaatctactaaccccatacatctttggaacatgggaggaaaccagagcaccctgggAAAAACCTAGGtgatcatggggagaacgtacaaactcctggtAGACAGCAGCTGATTCATACCCGGACTGCTGGCGCTAATCATTCAGCCTCTATGCTATCCGTCTTCTGGTATCTGATTTCACCACACTCCTGGGCAGGGTATTTCTGGTGACAGAGGTTTCCTGTGAACGACTTTGTTGCTCATGTTTCCTCTGGTTCTGTTCCTTGATCCACTGGCTCAAAAAAGCTTCTTCCCCCACTGGAGGATGTTAGGACATTAATTGTGAGTGTTGACCCCCTCCCCACTTTGTCCGAGGGTACCTTCCCTTCACTCCTGAACCACTTCACCCCAATGCACCCTCCACAAGCACACAGAGCAAATCCCACATCACCTCTGTCTTCTCAGACCCACTTTTCAAAACCTCAAATTCAAAATTCTCTCTTTGTTTTCCACTCTCCCTGTGTTCTCTCTTCTCCCTGTATTCTCCGGGTCTTCTCCCTACCACGTGATCTCTAGTTATTTCGCCATCCCAGATCTCACCACCTACTCTCATGGCTTCTTGAGCACCTTGTTCATTGCAGGCAGCTCTCCCTCTGCCCTAATGTGTCCTGAAGTGCCCTCCTCAAGCCTCACTAACTCTCGACCCTTCTACCTCTATTTGATCAAGCCTCTGGCAATCTGTTCAATACCTCTTTGTGTGGCTTGATGTcaatttaagaaaggagggaagagATGGGCACACATGTTCACAAACTGTATACACATGTAATTGTtgtcttttttttggccaattttTTGGGGCAAATTTGGAGGTTCGACTTTTACGTGGGTCATAAATTTGACTGTGGTAAGTATCTGTGTCGTTCAAAGCATCATGAGCTAGCTGGcctggaccaggtggtaagtctgcattCAGGATGTTTTGGATAGGCCAGCAGCCGGGGCTTAGGAGAGAATCTGTGGCCAGGGTGTTGGGATCTCTGGTGGGAGGGAAGCTGGGGTGAGGATCTgtggttggggcatcaggagcttggatgagcAGGCagtcaaggcatcaggagctctgatggTGATCAGGGCAAGGTTCCTCGatcagggtgttgggagctcagatggccgggAAGAAGGGGCGTTTGGAGTTCGGATGGATGGGCGGCAGGGACATTGGgggctcggatgggtgggcagccagagCAAGGGTCTGCGATTGGGACATTGGGAGCTCGAATGGGCGGGCAGCCAGAGCAAGGTTCTGcaatcagggcattgggagctcggatgggcgggtggcCTCGAGTCAAAAAAACTGAGGGGAagaggtcgacttttacatggggtcaatgattacatgagtatatacagcaCATTTTTGTGTGCACGTGTATGTGTCCATGAGATTATTTGAATGAGGAGAGGGATTCTGGAGGCTTATGGCAGTGGGGAAGTTTAATGGGGACTCTCTGTCTGGCCCCTCCAGCTCTGACATCATCCGTTCCCTTCCCAGGCATGACATTCCCCATCTGATCCAAAGGGCAGCCTCGGTTTCTCAGGATAAACCCAAGCGAGAAAACTCCATTGGTTCGCTCAGCTCCACAGACACGCAGAGTGAGGACTGCTCCTCAGATGTAGGTCACATCTCGTCCACTGTGGCTTACCACCAGACCTTGTCCGGGTCACCAGACTTTGTAGGTCAGTTTGTTTTATACTTGGCAAGGATGTggttgataatgagtttattgtcatacatattgtacaatgtgcacAAGCTGGTTGAAGCAGAACAGGCATTTGGAAAGAGACTATAGTAAATTcattgaattaaaagagacaataaatacaaaaaatagattataaatatttaaaataatcccAACGTGGCTTTCAACAGTGCAGACAGTCTATGATTAaggtaacaaggggaggttcaagagcctgatagcttttGGAAAGAACGTGTTCTTGAACCTAGTGTTGTTGAGCTTTAAGCTTCTGTACCTCctgcccgaaggtagcagtgagaagaagttgtgaccagggagATGGGTGTCTCTTTATGATATTGGCTATCTTCTTGAGGGAGCACCTCACATGGATGTCTGCAATGAATGGGAGGTCGGAGCCTTCTGCATTCTTGGGCAGTCAAATTGCcaaaccagattgtgatgcagtcaGAGTACTTTCCAcaatgcatctgtagaagtttgaaagAGTATCTGTCAGCATGTCAAATCTCCCCAGACTCACTAGAAAGTAGAAGTGATGGTGCACCTTCCTCacgctggctccaggagagggtCTTCTgtaatatggactcccaggaatctgtcccatcaatgcagacaggtgaaTTTTCCCTCGACCTCTCCTTCCTGAAATCAGCAAACAGCTCTTGGTGACATGGAGAGCAAGATTGTTCCTCTGGCATCACCCAGCCAGattctcgatctccatcctgtatactgactcagcATTTCCACTTATTCACTCAGCAATGGCAGTGTCGACAGCGAATTTGTAGGTGGGGTTGAAGCTGCGCTGACGTGACTACAAGGAATAGAGCAGAGGACTAAGCAAGCAGCCTTGGGGTGCCCCTGtgctgatggtcagtgaggaggaggtgatgttgctgacCTGCACTGATTGGGATCTGCTGGTGAGAAAGTCGagggtccagttgcagagggacatTCAGAGTTCTAGCTCCTTTGCTTGGTCATGAATCTCGTTGGCCTGATCGTGTTGAACGCCGAGTTGTAGCCAATGAAAAAACATCCTGACGTAGGCGTTCCGGTGGTTTAGATAATCCAACACAGCATGGTGGGTCAACGAGATGGTGTCTGCTGTTGACCTGTTGTGACGACAGGTGAACTGGAGTGGGTCTGAATTGATTTGTTCCATAACCATGCTCTCACAGCACTTCATCTGTGTCACCGATCCGGGACTGGATACTTGCTAGGAGTTGGTAGAATTGCTGTCTTATGTCTGGTCGTGCCTCTAATTTCAGATGAATCTGATGTTGTGAGCAATGTGACATCATCCAGTGAAAGGGGGTTGTCTGTGGGTCATGAAGCCAACCTCCCATCTGAAGGTAATAATGAGTTCAGGTTCACCCAGGGCTCCGTGCCTTTAATTCAATAACTTTAAATAAATGTGTCTGCTGTGTTCTGGGAGGAGTCAGATCGACAGTCCTGGAGGAGAGAGATTCTGGACTCATCTCCCTCCTGCCCCAACCACCCACCCTCTGTATGCTCCTTCCCCTCCTATCCCCTCCTttcactcctctctccctctccctcccctcttctctgTACCTCTCCTTTCACtccttctctccacctctccctcccctattctctccacctttcccgaccctcctctccatctctcttttccctcctccacttccttctcctctccacctctctccactctcttcccTCCACATCAGTCCATTCCCCTTCTCCATTGTCCAAAGGGTCTGAGCAGTTGTGACTAGGAGTCTATGGGAGCAATGGGTCTCAGTGGAGGGGGCACAGATGGAGAGGGGACATTGAGAAAGGTGAGTCAAAGGGAGAAGCTGTGAGTCAGAGAGGGGCTGTGggggatgtcacagggggaggggtccTAGTGGATGTGAATCACGGGGAAGGATTCCCAAGGGAAGAGTCTTGGGAAAGTTTCATAGGGCATCCTAGGGAGGGGTCATGGGGAGAAGTCCTGGGAGGTGAGGCATGGGGAGGGGTCCCACGGAGAGGCAGAGACCCACTGAGCCAACAGTGCAGGACTTCAGCTGTGCCCTGATGAACTCTTCCCTTCCAACCCCCACAGAGGACTCTTGGATGAAATCATCTCAGACTTCCGGAGTTTGACTTCCCACTGGTTGGATGGAATTACTGACACACAGTAAGTCCTGGCACCAGGCTACAAGACGCAGAAGTCACAGAGCAACCTGTCTGGTCCCATTCACAAGGATGGAACAAGTCACTGAGCGCAGCAGTCAGAGCATCGCTATGCAGCCGGACAAGTCGTCGGTGACTCCAGGCTTGGTCTAGCGTACAGTTCTGGaaggggtgcagaagagattcactaggatgttatCGGCACTGGAGAACGAATTAcagggagaggctggatagactgGGTCTTCGAtccctggagtgcaggaggctgaaTGGTGACCTTACAGAGGGGCCTGgacaaagtgaatgctcacaatcTATTTCCCAGGGTGGATGGTTCTAGGTTGACAGTTCCTTTAAAtgtaataatatataaaaatgtaatatgcatgagatttgcacatgaggctacttaacaaagATAAGAACCCATAATATAATAGGAAACATACtggtgtgggtagagcattggcttattggcaggaagcagagtgttggaatacagggatcatattctggttggctatcagttgctggtggtgttccacaggggtcggtgttggggccacttctttttctgttgtacattaatgatttggattatgggatgaatgggtttgtggccaagtttacagataatatgaaggtaagtggaggagcaggtagtgtagaggaaacagggAAGCTATTATACTTTTACTAACAATGGAGAAGTCAGTAGGCAATGTAGTGAAAACGCGAAAATGCTGGAGGCATAGCAATTATCACAGCGCCAGagtccggggttcaaatccagtgctgtctgtgaggagtttgtatgttctccccatgtcctggtcctctggtttcctcccacccttcaaagcacaTACAGGTGttgtgggttaatttgggtgtaaatggctggaatcagtttctactgtgttgtaaataacttttttttaaatttaaaaaattcgaCAGGttatgcagcgtccataggacatAAGCCTGGCACCAACACAGTATAACATCAAGCAGCATTCAGCTGTACTTCCTACcaatgaccatttctctccacagatgctgcttgacctgctgagtccttccgGCAACTCATTGTTTCCTCAGAGATTCCAGGATCAGCACACTTCGTGTTTCTGTTGAGCCGAAATGTGCCTAAAACACCAACGCCCCCCGCCAGAAAAGCCTCGATTCTTCACGAACACAGAGGACAGGAGCCTTGGACAAGAGTGAGAGCAGTGGCACAAAGTGCCTCTGCAAAGATCCATCCACAGAGTGACACAGCTCAACCCCCTCCCACACTGAGACTGCACAGACCCATCCACAGAGTGTCACAGCTCAACCCCCTCCCACACTGAGACTGACCTGGCTCGTTCTGCTCCCCACACTCAGAGTGACTCGGATCGGTGTGGGTTCAGTGCAAAAGGATTGTAATTTCTGAGCTGTTTCTCTTCATGATATATTTAGGCTTTCAGAATTAGAAAAGTATTGAGTTCACAAATGTAGCATGTTTGCTGTCGctgaaatacttttttttaaactcttgatTGCACTGTGTTGTGGCTCCCAATCTGTCCACAATTCCTGTAGATATTGGACTCACTGGTTCTCGATCCATGCGTGACCATTGTCATGTTATGTAATGTGTTCTCAATAAATTATCTACGACAGAACAAAACAAAACAGGAATGCTTCTGTGGAGAAACGGAGTTGGTGTTTCGTCATTCATCAGAACCAAGGAAAATAGGaagaaagtagcagatggaggAGAGAAAAACAAGAGTTAATGGTTCAGATTAAAGCCCCATCAAGCAGTAcaggaaaagagagaaaatagaTTGGTCTCAAGTTGCAGAGGTGGGCATGAATGAGCGAGGACAAAGGGCAAGCCAGGGTTGTTTTGGGGATAACATGTCATGCTCCCGTCCCTCAATTGTAACCAGAGGTTGTTGCCCCAAACTTCTCCTGTTAATGTGTATCCCTTGGCCAGAAGATCCATAACAGGGAGACAGTGTCGTGCAACtttatgaaacacaaaagtctgcagatgctgagagagTAGTAAAAtcccacagaaatactggaggaactcagccggtctcgcagggtccataggaggcaaagttatgttaccgatgtttcaggcctgagaccttcttcaaggcataagcaaaaaacaggaaggcatctaaataaagactgaagaattggagggggaggagtccagaccaacaaaacatGTTAATAGGATATGATAAGAGATAAattaagaattgattttggctgtgaATAGAGACGGGggaaagagggaagagagagagaaaaacacagaGCTGGGGGGGGAAAAGCATGGTTCACgtagcctttacagcaccagtgatcgggacaggggttcagatcctgcaccatctgtaaggagtttgtacgttctcctcgtgtctgtatgggttttaccCGGagactccagttttctcccaccattcaaaacataccgggggtgtaaattgggcagcatggactcatgggctgagatAACATCCTTTCTAtattactctgtccatgcctttctatatttgaaatgtttagtaaatccattctcctaaattccgacgaatacaggccaagagctgtcaaacactcctcatgatgtaaaacctttcattccctgaatcatccttgtgaacctcctctgaatcctctctaatgccagcacatcctttcttaaaagagCCCAAAACTCCTTATAAAGCCTTAATATCATATCTCCGCTGTTATATTCCGTTGCTCTTCAATTCATCCTATTGCAGCTGATCTATTTTTTCTACCTGTGGGGCTGTGTCAGGTTAAAATTTGTCATCGTCTGACTGGAAACGTTGACTAATTCATTGGGTCAAAAATTTCTTGCCTCTGTATGTTGAATTTGTGTTTTTGACCAGATGAATCAGGAAcagaatttttgctgaagcattaTTAAAggggcaaaattgctataaattacatttttataaataaattagtgcaaaaaaggaGAAAgatagtgtctggttcattgttcattcagaaagctCACAGCAGAGGCAAAGAAGTTGTTTTATTctgttgggtgctcgtcttcaggctcctgtacctccttcctgatggtagcagtgagaagagggccatggcctgggtgttgaggGTCTGATAGGCTGCTCTCTTAAGACTCTGCCTCTTGTAGACCTCGATGGATTGAAGATCGGTGcctgtgatggcactggccaagttcacaactctctgcagtattttcttgtcctgagcattgggacCTCcagtccagacagtgatgcaaccagtcagaatgctctccatggtacacctgcagaaatctataaatctttggtaacatactgaatctcctcaaacttttttttgaattttttatttttcacaccataaatcacattaaccatgatacacactttttccttttcacacatatacagtgccatttttctcccccccctccctcctcccatcccaccctccctacctcccccctcccgtccatttaaggttcaaaatctaggatacattaaaccagtcagacaatgttgtcattcaataaaaatacgcCAGAAATttcactgagtccattcttttcatttccttttccttccgttaacttaggtagattgtccccggtaggttttcgctattgtgtttcatgtaaggctcccatatttgttcaaatatttcaatattatttcttaaactatatgttatttttttctaatggaatacatttattcatttctatataccattgttgtattttcaaattatcttccaatttccaggttgacataatacatttttttgctatggctagagctatcttaacaaatcttttttgtgcatcatccaaatcaattccaagttctttgttttttatgttacttaggaggaagatctctggattctttggtatattgttttctgttattttatttaatatctgatttagatcttcccaaaatttttctactttctcacatgtccagattccatgaattgttgttcccatttcttttttacatcaaaaacatctatcagatactgttgggtcccatttatttaacttttgaggtgtaatgtatagcctgtgtatccagttatattgtatcatacgtaacctcgtatttattgtatttctcatcgttccagagcataacttctcccatgtttccttttttatctttatatttaaatcttgttcccatttttgtttagttttaccatttgtttcctcattctccttttcttgcagtttaatatacatatttgttataaatcttttgattatcattgtatctgtaatcacatattcaaagttacttccctctggtaaactcagactgcttcctaatttgtccttcaagtaggatctcaattggtaatatgccagcgctgtatcttgagttatattgtatttatctttcatttgttcaaaggataataatctatttcctgaaaaacaattttctattcttttaatcccttttttctcccattctctaaaggaaaggttatctattgtaaaagggagtaacttgttttgcgtcaatattagttttggtaattgataatttgttttatttctttctacatgaatcttcttccaaatattgagtagatgatgtaatactggagaacttctatgttgtaccaatttttcatcccatttatataatatgtgttcaggtatcttttcccctatttgtaatactggagaacttctatgttgtaccaatttttcatcccatttatataatatgtgttcaggtatcttttcccctattttatctaattctaatctggtccaatctggcttttcccttgtttgataaaaatctgataggtatcttaattgtgcggctctataataatttttaaagtttggcagttgtaagcctccttttttataccattctgttaatttatctagtgctatcctcggtttcccccctttccataaaaatttccttattattttctttaactccttgaagaatttctctgtcaggtgtattggcaatgcctgaaataggtataatatcctttgaaaaatgttcattttaatacagtttatccttcctattagtgttagtggtaaatctttccaatgctctaaatcgtcctgtaattttttcattagtggataataattgagtttatatagttggccgaggtttttatttatttgtatacctaggtatcttattgcttgcacttgccatctgaatggtgattccttcttaaattttgagaaatccgcattattcataggcattgcttcatttttatttacgttaatcttgtaacccgacacttctccatattccttcaattttttatataattcttttattgatagttctggttctgttaagtatactataacatcatccgcaaataaactgattttatattccttgtcttttatttttatcccttttatattattttctgttcttatcaattctgctagtggttctatagctaacgcaaacaataaaggtgatagtgggcatccctgccgtgttgacctgcttaagttaaattgctttgatacatgtccatttactgtcaatttcactaatggtcccttatataatgctttaatccaattaatatactccggtaaactgaatttttgcaatactttgaacaaataattccattctactctgtcaaaggccttctctgcgtctaaagcaactgctactgttggtgctttattcccttctactgcatgaattaagttaataaatttacaaatattgtctgttgtccgtctttttttgataaatccagtttggtctagatttaccattttcggtacatactctgctaatctgtttgctaatagtttagctattatcttataatctgtgttaagtaaagatattggtctatatgacgctggtgtgcgtggatctttcccttgctttagtattactgtaaattattgctgttttacatgaatctggtaagctttgtgttttatcaatctggttgattatttccaggaggggcggaattaataagtctttaaatgttttatagaattctattgggaatccatcctctcctggtgtcttattatttggtaatttttttattatctcttgtatttctagtattccaaatggctctgttaatttattttgttcctctatttgtagttttggtagttcaattttagttagaaattcatctattttcacttctttcccttcgttttcagttcggtataattgttcatagaattctctaaagttttccttaatttcttttggattatatgtaatttgtttgtcttttttccttgatgccaataccattttcttagcttgttctttcttaagctgccatgctaggattttgtgcgttttttcagctagttcataatatttctgttttgtcttcattatattcttctccaccttatatgtttgtagtgtttcatattttatttttttatctgccaattatcttcttttagttgtatcttccttcatcgctaattctttttctatatttactatttccctttccaactgctctgtttcctgattatagtccttcttcatcttggttacataacttattatttgccctctaatgaatgctttcattgcatcccatagtataaacttatctttcactgatttcgtatttatttcaaaatacattttaatttgtctttcaataaattctctaaaatcctgccttttaagtaacatggggtttaatctccatgtatacattcttggagggatgtcctctaactttactgtcaatattaagggtgaatggtccgatagtattctagctttatattctgtttgtcttactctatcttgcatacgagctgataacaaaaataggtctattcttgagtatgttttatgtctagccgagtaatatgaatattccttttcctttgggtgttgtttcctccatatatccaaaagttgcatttcttccatcgatttaattataaatttggttactttgttctttctgttaattttttccccagttttgtccatatttgaatccaaattcaggttgaaatcccctcctattaatatgttcccttgcgtatctgctatcttcaaaaagatatcttgcataaacttttgatcttcttcgttaggtgaatatacattgagtagattccaaaactccgaatatatctgacattttatcattacatatctcctgctggatctattatttcctcttctattttaaatggcacatttttactaattaatatagctactcctcttgcttttgaattatacgatgctgctgttacgtgtcctacccaatctctctttaatttcttgtgctccaattcagttaaatgtgtttcttgcacaaatgctatatcaattttttcttttttcagtaaatttagcagtttcttccttttaatttggttatgtattccattaatatttaaagtcatatagttcaacgtagccattttatactttgtttatcttccctttccgtttctccatcattacctttccttcttatccatttctgttttcttgttttgaaccctttataagtcaacattcctaaaacatcaaacattttccttattctcctatttaaaacttctttagccccaatctccccttcccctcctgagttgtcctttatcccttgtcggacaaccacatctcccctctccgtttggatttgcgaattcactcgcaagcgtcagctgattttgcagtgaccgtaactcctccccacccagcccccccccaaaaaagatttcacttttcatatgtaacaaaggtcactcttttaattccctccttattccctctattccatttccttcccttattaattcttgcctatactctctatattttcctcaaaatacggatacattcatgtatgcacactatacatatacacacatatacctctttacccacatacatataaatcgtggtcatttttact
This genomic window from Narcine bancroftii isolate sNarBan1 chromosome 3, sNarBan1.hap1, whole genome shotgun sequence contains:
- the LOC138759431 gene encoding uncharacterized protein isoform X2, with product MASEDNVKDLIFEGYLKKRKDKMKFAWTKYWFRLQNTTLFFFTNKQCEACHLRGQYYIYMVQSVRELKDMTHEYPFEIVMKNGKRKLLAAESSDLRAVWMEFLWKAMQLPGPGKKNSACTWHDIPHLIQRAASVSQDKPKRENSIGSLSSTDTQSEDCSSDVGHISSTVAYHQTLSGSPDFVDESDVVSNVTSSSERGLSVGHEANLPSEDAA
- the LOC138759431 gene encoding uncharacterized protein isoform X3; the encoded protein is MASEDNVKDLIFEGYLKKRKDKMCHLRGQYYIYMVQSVRELKDMTHEYPFEIVMKNGKRKLLAAESSDLRAVWMEFLWKAMQLPGPGKKNSACTWHDIPHLIQRAASVSQDKPKRENSIGSLSSTDTQSEDCSSDVGHISSTVAYHQTLSGSPDFVDESDVVSNVTSSSERGLSVGHEANLPSEEDSWMKSSQTSGV
- the LOC138759431 gene encoding uncharacterized protein isoform X4; the encoded protein is MASEDNVKDLIFEGYLKKRKDKMKFAWTKYWFRLQNTTLFFFTNKQCEACHLRGQYYIYMVQSVRELKDMTHEYPFEIVMKNGKRKLLAAESSDLRAVWMEFLWKAMQLPGPGKKNSACTWHDIPHLIQRAASVSQDKPKRENSIGSLSSTDTQSEDCSSDVGHISSTVAYHQTLSGSPDFVDAA
- the LOC138759431 gene encoding uncharacterized protein isoform X1 yields the protein MASEDNVKDLIFEGYLKKRKDKMKFAWTKYWFRLQNTTLFFFTNKQCEACHLRGQYYIYMVQSVRELKDMTHEYPFEIVMKNGKRKLLAAESSDLRAVWMEFLWKAMQLPGPGKKNSACTWHDIPHLIQRAASVSQDKPKRENSIGSLSSTDTQSEDCSSDVGHISSTVAYHQTLSGSPDFVDESDVVSNVTSSSERGLSVGHEANLPSEEDSWMKSSQTSGV